GACGGGGCCGCGTTCGTGGAGCGGCGGGAAACCGAGGCCGCCCTGGGCCCGGAGTTCACGGCCGCCATCCCGGAGCATTTCCGTCGCCTGAAGCCCGAGGAGCTGACGCCCGGCCTCTTCCGCTCCCGCCACGTCCTGGCCTTCCGCCAGAACATGCGCCTGGCCCCGTCCTTCTGGGGCCCGATCCTGGCCCGGCACGGGCTGGCCCTCCTGGCGCCGCCCCCGGCCCGGCCCGTGGTCTGGCTGCCCGGCGACGAGCACGGCCTGCTGTTCCGCGAACTGGAGGCCGCCTTCACGGCCCAGGGCCTGACCGCCCGCCGCGTGCCCGCCGACCCCGCCGCCCTGCCCGCGCTGCTGCGCGACGAGCGGCCGCTCCTGTTCTTTTCCGTGAATTTCCGGGGCCTGGACGCCCACGGCGAGGCCTTCCACCTCCTGGACCAGGCCGGAGTGACCGTGGCGGCATGGTGCGTGGACAACCCCTTCCACCTCCTCAGCGGAATCAAGGCCGGCTTCTGGACCGCCCTGCGCCTCTTCGTCACGGACCGCTGGTTCCTGGAGCCGCTGCGCCGCCTGGGGGCCGGGCATGTGGAGCACCTGCCCCTGGCCCTGGACCCGGCCTTCGCCGCGCCGGGGCCCCTGCCGGAACGCGTCGGCCCCCTGGCCGGACGCCTGCTCTTCGTGGGCCGCTCGGCCTTCCCGGACCGGGCCGGATTCTTCGCCGGGGCCCGCGTGCCGGAGAACCTCCTGGCCGAGGCCCGGGACCTGCTCGCCGCCGGGGAGCGGCCGGATTTCGCATGGTGGGCCGGACGGCTGGGCATCGCGGCCCTCTGGCCGGGCAACGAGGCACGCCGGGCGGGCCTGGGCGCGGACGAGTCCGGCAGGTTCTGGCGCGCGCTCTGCCTGGGCCGCGCGCCGGGGCTGACCGTCATCGGCGACGACGGCTGGCGCGACCTCCTGCCCGGCGCGGACCTGCGGCCGCCCGTGGACTACTACGGCGGCCTCGCCGCCGCCTACCGCGAGGCGGCCTGCTGCCTGAACGTGACCAACCTCATCCTGCCCTCCGGCCTGACTCAGCGCCACTTCGACGTCTGGGGCACGGGCGGCTTCCTGCTCAGCGACGCCAACCCGGGGCTGGACATTTTCCCGGCGGGCCTCACCCGGTCGGTCACTTTCCACCGGGCCGAGGACATCCCAGGGCTGTTCAAACGCTTCGCCCCCGATTCGCGGGAAAAACGCGACCTGGCGCGGGCCTGGCGAGAGGAACTCGCGGCGCGGCACACCTATGCCCGGCGCGTGGCCCAGGTCCTGGCGTCCACGGGCCTGGAGCGGCCGCGCCCGAAACCTGAAATTGGGACTTGAGGTCCGGCACAAAACCGGCTATGTAATCTCTCCTTCATGGGGACGTAGCTCAGCTGGGAGAGCGATGCGTT
The DNA window shown above is from Desulfovibrio aminophilus and carries:
- a CDS encoding glycosyltransferase — its product is MPPRPKRHSLPAESGRALTLDSGPDAFDPLGGDGPLLFLGLGPEPAALPDWFPEAGDGAAFVERRETEAALGPEFTAAIPEHFRRLKPEELTPGLFRSRHVLAFRQNMRLAPSFWGPILARHGLALLAPPPARPVVWLPGDEHGLLFRELEAAFTAQGLTARRVPADPAALPALLRDERPLLFFSVNFRGLDAHGEAFHLLDQAGVTVAAWCVDNPFHLLSGIKAGFWTALRLFVTDRWFLEPLRRLGAGHVEHLPLALDPAFAAPGPLPERVGPLAGRLLFVGRSAFPDRAGFFAGARVPENLLAEARDLLAAGERPDFAWWAGRLGIAALWPGNEARRAGLGADESGRFWRALCLGRAPGLTVIGDDGWRDLLPGADLRPPVDYYGGLAAAYREAACCLNVTNLILPSGLTQRHFDVWGTGGFLLSDANPGLDIFPAGLTRSVTFHRAEDIPGLFKRFAPDSREKRDLARAWREELAARHTYARRVAQVLASTGLERPRPKPEIGT